In a single window of the Aquarana catesbeiana isolate 2022-GZ linkage group LG13, ASM4218655v1, whole genome shotgun sequence genome:
- the TIMM9 gene encoding mitochondrial import inner membrane translocase subunit Tim9 codes for MAAQISEADQIKQFKEFLGTYNKLTENCFLDCVKDFTTREVKAEEVTCSEHCLQKYLKMTQRISMRFQEYHIQQNEALAAKAGLIGQPR; via the exons ATGGCTGCTCAGATTTCAGAGGCGGATCAAATTAAACAG TTCAAAGAGTTTCTTGGGACGTATAATAAATTAACAGAGAACTGCTTCTTGGATTGCGTTAAGGATTTTACAACCCGAGAAGTGAAAGCTGAAGAG GTTACCTGCTCTGAGCACTGTCTTCAGAAGTATTTGAAAATGACACAGAGGATATCCATGAGATTTCAGGAGTACCATATACAACAGAACGAGGCTCTGGCAGCTAAAGCAGGACTTATTGGCCAACCTCGATAA